The Geobacillus stearothermophilus ATCC 12980 genome contains a region encoding:
- a CDS encoding ABC transporter substrate-binding protein — protein MRRLVQGFAAVFIAAFVLMFVTHRLNEAEGYGGGKTVTVYNWGDYIDPALIREFEKETGWKVIYQTFDSNEAMMAKIAQGGATFDVAVPSDYAISKMIEEKLLLPLDHRKLPNLQYIEPRFLNLPFDPHNRYSVPYFWGTVGIVYNREMLGGKTITSWNDLWDPNLRNQILLVDGAREVMGMALNSLGYSLNDTNKAHLQEAKRKLDRLMPNVKAIVGDEIKLLLANEEAAIGVVWSGDAAEIIAENDKLDYVVPKEGSNLWFDNMVIPKTAKNIEGAHAFINFMLDPKHAAQNAEYVGYSTPNKKALRYLPKDIAGDRRFYPDLDSAGHLEVYENLGKHMLAYYNELFLQFKMQQK, from the coding sequence GTGAGACGGCTTGTCCAAGGATTTGCGGCTGTGTTCATCGCCGCGTTCGTCCTGATGTTTGTCACTCATCGGCTGAACGAAGCGGAAGGGTACGGCGGAGGCAAAACGGTGACGGTCTACAACTGGGGCGATTACATTGACCCCGCGCTCATTCGCGAATTTGAAAAAGAGACAGGGTGGAAAGTGATTTACCAAACGTTTGATTCCAATGAGGCGATGATGGCGAAAATCGCCCAAGGCGGGGCAACGTTTGACGTCGCCGTTCCATCCGATTACGCCATCAGCAAAATGATCGAAGAAAAGCTGCTTCTGCCGCTTGATCACCGAAAGCTTCCCAATTTGCAATATATCGAGCCGCGGTTTCTCAACTTGCCGTTTGATCCGCACAACCGGTATTCCGTGCCGTATTTTTGGGGGACGGTCGGCATCGTCTACAACCGCGAAATGCTTGGCGGCAAGACCATCACAAGCTGGAACGACTTATGGGATCCGAACTTGCGCAATCAAATTTTGCTTGTCGACGGAGCGCGCGAAGTAATGGGCATGGCGTTAAACAGCCTCGGCTATTCCCTCAATGACACGAACAAAGCCCATTTGCAAGAAGCAAAGCGGAAACTCGATCGACTCATGCCGAATGTGAAGGCGATTGTCGGCGATGAGATCAAGCTGCTTCTCGCGAATGAAGAAGCGGCCATCGGCGTCGTCTGGTCGGGTGATGCGGCGGAAATCATCGCCGAAAACGACAAGCTCGACTATGTCGTGCCGAAAGAAGGATCCAACCTATGGTTTGACAACATGGTCATTCCGAAAACAGCGAAAAACATCGAAGGAGCGCACGCGTTTATCAATTTTATGCTCGACCCGAAACACGCGGCGCAAAACGCCGAGTATGTCGGCTATTCGACGCCGAACAAAAAGGCGCTTCGCTATTTGCCAAAAGACATCGCGGGCGATCGCCGCTTCTACCCCGATTTGGATTCAGCAGGGCATCTCGAAGTGTACGAAAACTTAGGAAAACACATGCTCGCCTACTACAACGAACTGTTTTTGCAGTTTAAGATGCAGCAAAAGTAA
- a CDS encoding YajQ family cyclic di-GMP-binding protein, protein MSKESSFDIVSKVDLSEVANAINIAMKEIKTRYDFKGSKSDISLEKDELVLISDDEFKLEQLKDVLIGKLIKRGVATKNIQYGKIEPASGGTVRQRAKLVQGIDKENAKKITTIIKNTGLKVKSQVQDDQIRVSGKSKDDLQKVIAAIREADLPIEVQFVNYR, encoded by the coding sequence ATGTCAAAAGAAAGTTCGTTCGATATCGTATCCAAAGTCGATTTGTCGGAAGTGGCGAACGCGATTAACATCGCCATGAAAGAAATCAAAACGCGCTACGACTTCAAAGGAAGCAAAAGCGATATTTCGCTCGAGAAAGACGAGCTCGTTCTCATCTCCGACGACGAGTTTAAGCTTGAGCAGCTGAAAGATGTGCTCATCGGCAAGCTCATTAAGCGCGGGGTGGCGACGAAAAACATCCAATACGGCAAAATCGAGCCGGCATCAGGCGGCACAGTGCGCCAGCGCGCCAAGCTCGTCCAAGGGATCGACAAAGAAAACGCGAAAAAAATCACCACGATCATCAAGAACACCGGCTTGAAAGTGAAAAGCCAAGTGCAAGATGACCAAATTCGCGTCAGCGGCAAAAGCAAAGACGACTTGCAAAAGGTGATCGCCGCCATTCGCGAAGCGGATTTGCCGATTGAGGTGCAGTTTGTGAATTATCGATAA
- a CDS encoding DUF3941 domain-containing protein, with translation MPNTSDNDKKARDNQAKRHEKNMMREKNREAGKFAYSKKTDHL, from the coding sequence ATGCCAAACACGAGCGACAATGACAAAAAAGCGCGCGACAACCAAGCGAAGCGCCATGAGAAAAACATGATGCGCGAAAAAAACCGCGAAGCCGGGAAGTTCGCATATTCGAAGAAGACGGATCATTTGTGA
- a CDS encoding DegV family protein, which yields MSIQIITDSGADLPQSYIREHQIAFLPLVVHWNGQDYEDGITIEPKQVYDAMRGGDVVRTAQPSPLAMKELFLPYAKENRPCLYIAFSSKLSGTYQTAMAVRSELLDEYPEFRLTIIDSKCASLGQGLAVMKAVELAKQNTPYNLLCETIEAYCRHMEHIFTVDNLDYLARGGRISKTAAAFGGLLNIKPLLHVEDGALIPLEKLRGRKKVLKRMVELMGERGDDLQKQTIGISHADDEETALELKQMIEETHGCTRFFLSDIGSVIGAHAGPGTIALFFLNKYIEI from the coding sequence ATGTCCATTCAAATCATCACCGACAGCGGCGCGGATTTGCCTCAATCGTACATTCGCGAGCATCAAATCGCCTTTTTGCCGCTTGTCGTTCATTGGAACGGCCAAGATTACGAAGACGGCATCACGATCGAGCCGAAGCAAGTATATGACGCCATGCGCGGCGGAGATGTCGTGAGAACCGCGCAGCCAAGCCCGCTGGCGATGAAGGAACTGTTTTTGCCATACGCCAAAGAAAACCGGCCATGCCTTTACATCGCCTTTTCATCGAAATTATCCGGTACATACCAAACGGCGATGGCCGTGCGCAGCGAGCTGCTTGATGAATATCCGGAATTTCGCCTGACAATCATCGACTCGAAATGCGCCTCTCTTGGCCAAGGGCTCGCCGTCATGAAGGCAGTCGAGCTGGCGAAACAAAACACACCGTACAACTTGCTTTGTGAAACGATCGAGGCGTATTGCCGCCATATGGAACACATTTTCACCGTTGACAACTTGGATTACTTGGCGCGCGGCGGACGCATCAGCAAAACCGCCGCGGCCTTTGGGGGCTTGCTCAACATCAAGCCGCTTCTCCACGTCGAGGACGGGGCGCTTATTCCGCTTGAAAAACTGCGCGGGCGGAAAAAAGTGTTGAAACGCATGGTCGAGTTGATGGGAGAGCGCGGCGATGACCTGCAAAAGCAAACGATCGGCATCAGCCATGCCGATGACGAAGAAACCGCCTTGGAGCTGAAACAAATGATCGAAGAAACGCACGGCTGCACGCGCTTTTTCCTCTCCGACATCGGCAGCGTCATCGGCGCACACGCCGGACCGGGGACGATTGCCCTCTTTTTTCTGAACAAATATATTGAGATCTGA
- a CDS encoding DUF3813 domain-containing protein encodes MGNRLFQEARKAVAQAKQAKSGEIDMSVERAVAIAKNALSSVYAHSNTAEKAQLRQFQAELDELTQ; translated from the coding sequence ATGGGCAACCGTCTGTTTCAAGAGGCGCGCAAAGCAGTCGCACAGGCGAAACAAGCCAAAAGCGGCGAGATCGACATGAGCGTCGAGCGCGCTGTTGCCATCGCCAAAAACGCCTTGTCATCCGTGTACGCGCATTCCAACACGGCAGAAAAAGCGCAGTTGCGTCAATTTCAAGCTGAGCTTGATGAGCTCACTCAATAA
- a CDS encoding Cof-type HAD-IIB family hydrolase produces the protein MKPYLIALDLDGTLLKEDKTISPFTKDVIRRAINVGHFVVIATGRPYRASSMYYEELGLATPIVNFNGAFVHHPRQPSWGMHHYPLPLAIVKDIVEISESYGIKNMMAEVLDNVYFHQHDDVLLDIVRLGNPTVEIGDLRRSLGKDPTSVLVYTDDDHIERIQSHLANVYANVIHQRRWSEPWHVIEIIRHGVHKAAGLKQVADYFGIPRERVIAFGDEDNDLEMIDWAGLGVAMGNAIESLKTVADDVTKSNEEDGIGLYLQDLLGL, from the coding sequence ATGAAGCCGTATTTAATCGCGTTGGATTTGGATGGAACGTTGCTCAAAGAGGATAAAACGATTTCCCCATTTACCAAAGACGTCATCCGCCGCGCCATCAACGTCGGCCATTTTGTTGTCATCGCCACCGGCCGCCCGTACCGGGCAAGCTCCATGTACTACGAAGAACTTGGCCTTGCAACGCCGATCGTCAATTTCAACGGCGCGTTTGTCCACCATCCGCGCCAGCCGTCGTGGGGCATGCACCATTACCCGCTGCCGCTTGCGATCGTCAAAGACATTGTTGAAATCAGCGAATCCTATGGAATCAAGAATATGATGGCCGAAGTGTTAGACAATGTTTATTTTCATCAACACGACGACGTCTTGCTTGACATCGTCCGCCTTGGCAACCCGACCGTGGAAATCGGTGATTTGCGCCGCTCGCTCGGCAAAGATCCGACGAGCGTGCTCGTGTACACGGACGATGATCATATCGAGCGGATTCAATCACACTTAGCGAATGTGTACGCCAACGTCATCCACCAACGGCGCTGGAGCGAACCGTGGCATGTCATTGAAATCATCCGCCATGGCGTCCATAAGGCTGCAGGCTTAAAACAAGTCGCCGACTATTTCGGCATCCCAAGGGAGCGCGTCATTGCTTTTGGCGATGAAGACAACGACCTCGAAATGATCGATTGGGCCGGGCTGGGCGTCGCCATGGGCAACGCTATCGAGTCATTGAAAACGGTCGCTGACGATGTGACGAAAAGCAACGAAGAAGACGGTATCGGCTTGTATTTACAAGATCTTCTAGGCCTGTAG
- a CDS encoding alpha/beta fold hydrolase — MVIIEQEQLAGVPVLHVVKSEKRDERLPLIFFIHGFTSAKEHNLHFGYLLAEAGYRAVLPDALFHGERDEGLSERKLQLSFWDIVVRTITEIEEMKNDLVSRGLADPERIGLAGTSMGGIVTFGALAVYPWVRAAVALMGCPNYSAFFDEMIEEGKRRQIDIPLPPTLLALEKEKLARYDLSKQPEKLAGRPLFIWHGKADQVVPYAYTYEFYKQIKPLYEGNEDRLQFIADPHAGHKVTREAFLETVRWFRKHV; from the coding sequence ATGGTGATCATTGAACAGGAACAGTTGGCCGGCGTGCCGGTTCTTCACGTTGTCAAGTCGGAAAAGCGGGACGAACGGCTGCCGCTGATTTTCTTTATCCACGGCTTTACGAGCGCCAAAGAACATAATTTGCATTTCGGCTACTTGCTCGCCGAGGCGGGCTACCGCGCTGTGCTTCCCGACGCGCTGTTTCACGGTGAACGGGACGAAGGCTTGAGCGAACGGAAATTGCAGCTGTCGTTTTGGGACATTGTTGTGCGCACGATCACCGAAATCGAGGAGATGAAAAACGACCTTGTAAGCCGCGGATTGGCGGATCCCGAACGGATTGGGCTCGCTGGGACATCGATGGGCGGAATCGTCACGTTCGGCGCGCTCGCCGTCTATCCGTGGGTGAGGGCGGCGGTGGCGCTCATGGGCTGCCCGAACTACAGCGCCTTTTTTGATGAGATGATTGAAGAAGGAAAGCGGCGCCAAATCGACATTCCGCTGCCGCCGACGCTGCTTGCGCTCGAAAAAGAAAAGCTCGCCCGCTACGATTTATCCAAGCAGCCGGAAAAACTCGCCGGGCGGCCGCTGTTCATCTGGCACGGGAAAGCCGACCAAGTCGTCCCGTATGCTTATACATATGAGTTTTACAAGCAAATTAAACCACTTTATGAAGGAAACGAAGACCGGCTGCAATTCATCGCCGACCCGCACGCCGGCCATAAAGTGACGCGTGAAGCGTTTTTGGAGACGGTGCGCTGGTTTCGCAAGCATGTGTAA
- a CDS encoding ArsR/SmtB family transcription factor, translated as MHRHDVCDVYCYDDEKVERVQRRLRDEPIAEIVPFFKALADENRAKIVYALCGEEELCVCDLANVIGATVATASHHLRILYKQGIVKYRKEGKLAFYSLDDDHIRELLLVALAHRKEGDGRGE; from the coding sequence ATGCACCGTCATGATGTGTGCGACGTTTACTGTTATGACGACGAGAAGGTCGAGCGGGTTCAGCGGCGGCTTCGCGATGAACCAATTGCCGAGATTGTCCCTTTTTTTAAGGCGCTTGCCGATGAAAACCGGGCGAAGATCGTGTATGCGCTTTGCGGTGAAGAGGAGTTGTGCGTCTGTGACCTAGCGAACGTCATTGGTGCGACGGTGGCGACGGCATCACATCATTTGCGCATTTTGTATAAGCAAGGAATTGTGAAATATCGAAAAGAGGGGAAACTCGCCTTTTACTCGCTGGATGACGACCATATTCGCGAGCTGCTGCTTGTCGCGCTCGCCCATCGGAAAGAGGGGGATGGCCGTGGGGAATGA
- a CDS encoding heavy metal translocating P-type ATPase — protein sequence MGNEQTLDRLEAKTYRVQGLTCTNCAAKFEQNVKSLPGVKEAKVNFGAAKLTVWGEATIDELEQAGAFEQLTIREERERTVRPEPFWRKKENRNVLVSAVLLLIGIAADAADKGMLAIAMYLAAIVIGGYSLFWTGLRNLSRWQFDMKTLMTIAILGATAIGEWQEGAVVVILFAISEALERYSMENARRSIASLMEMAPAEATIRRGTEEMTVPVEDVRVGDVMIVKPGGKIALDGIVISGASTVNEAAITGESLPVEKAVGDAVFAGTLNGEGFLEVEVTKRADETTLAKMIDLVEEAQAERAPSQAFVDRFARYYTPFIIVTALLIAIVPPLVMGGEWLDWIYRGLAVLVIGCPCALVISTPVAIVTAIGNAARRGVLIKGGVHLEQIGRLRAVAFDKTGTLTKGKPAVTDVVVYEGTREQLLAIAAAIEKRSQHPLASAIVRKAEEEGAPFLDVAVEEFQSLTGQGVKAVIAGNTYYIGSPALFTSWIGKLPDEAEKQISAFRDEGKTVMAVGTADRLLGLVAAADQLRPSAPETVAALRRLGVAEVVMVTGDHEQTAQAIGRQAGVSDIRAELLPEQKLAAIRELKERCGMTAMVGDGVNDAPALAAADIGVAMGGAGTDAALETADVVLMADDLRQLPYTVHLGRRTLAVIRQNIAVALGLKVLALVAAVPGWLTLWLAVFADMGATLLVTLNSMRLLRVKE from the coding sequence GTGGGGAATGAACAAACATTAGATCGGCTCGAGGCCAAAACATACCGCGTGCAAGGACTGACGTGCACAAACTGCGCAGCTAAGTTTGAACAAAACGTGAAATCCTTGCCCGGCGTGAAAGAGGCGAAAGTGAATTTCGGCGCCGCCAAGCTCACCGTTTGGGGCGAGGCGACGATTGATGAACTTGAGCAGGCAGGAGCGTTTGAACAGTTGACCATTCGTGAAGAACGAGAGCGCACCGTCCGGCCGGAACCGTTTTGGAGGAAGAAAGAGAACAGGAACGTCCTTGTCTCTGCTGTATTGCTTCTGATTGGCATTGCGGCCGATGCGGCGGACAAGGGGATGCTGGCGATTGCGATGTATTTGGCGGCGATCGTGATCGGAGGCTACTCCCTGTTCTGGACGGGGCTCCGGAATCTGTCCCGCTGGCAGTTTGATATGAAAACATTAATGACGATCGCCATTCTCGGTGCAACGGCGATCGGGGAATGGCAGGAAGGGGCGGTTGTTGTCATTTTGTTCGCCATCAGTGAAGCGCTTGAGCGCTATTCGATGGAGAACGCGCGGCGGTCGATCGCATCATTGATGGAGATGGCACCTGCGGAGGCGACCATCCGGCGCGGCACGGAGGAAATGACCGTTCCGGTCGAAGACGTTCGCGTCGGGGATGTCATGATCGTCAAACCAGGGGGAAAAATCGCTTTGGACGGCATTGTCATAAGCGGCGCCTCCACAGTGAATGAAGCGGCGATCACCGGTGAAAGTCTGCCGGTGGAAAAAGCAGTGGGGGATGCAGTGTTTGCCGGGACGCTGAATGGAGAAGGATTCCTCGAAGTTGAAGTAACAAAGCGGGCGGATGAGACGACATTGGCGAAAATGATTGATCTTGTGGAAGAGGCGCAAGCGGAGCGGGCGCCGTCGCAAGCGTTCGTCGACCGGTTTGCTCGCTATTATACGCCGTTTATTATCGTGACCGCGCTTCTGATCGCCATCGTTCCGCCGCTCGTGATGGGCGGGGAGTGGCTTGATTGGATTTACCGCGGTCTTGCCGTTCTTGTCATCGGCTGCCCGTGCGCGCTCGTCATCTCCACCCCGGTGGCGATTGTCACCGCCATCGGAAACGCGGCTCGGCGCGGCGTGCTCATCAAAGGCGGCGTGCATCTCGAACAAATCGGCCGGCTGCGTGCCGTTGCCTTTGATAAAACCGGGACGTTGACGAAAGGGAAACCAGCCGTGACCGATGTCGTCGTGTATGAAGGAACACGTGAGCAGCTGTTGGCCATCGCCGCCGCCATCGAAAAACGGTCGCAGCACCCTTTGGCTTCTGCCATCGTCCGCAAAGCGGAAGAAGAGGGAGCACCGTTTCTTGATGTGGCCGTCGAAGAGTTTCAATCGCTCACCGGCCAAGGAGTGAAGGCGGTGATTGCGGGGAACACGTACTATATCGGCAGCCCCGCTTTGTTTACCAGTTGGATCGGGAAGTTGCCCGATGAAGCGGAAAAGCAAATCTCTGCCTTTCGGGACGAAGGAAAAACCGTGATGGCCGTCGGCACGGCCGATCGGCTGTTGGGGCTTGTCGCCGCGGCCGATCAACTGCGGCCGTCCGCCCCGGAAACGGTTGCCGCGCTGCGGCGCCTTGGGGTGGCGGAAGTGGTGATGGTGACGGGCGATCACGAGCAAACCGCACAGGCCATCGGCCGTCAAGCGGGCGTATCCGATATTCGCGCCGAGCTCCTTCCGGAACAGAAGCTGGCGGCGATCCGCGAGCTGAAAGAACGTTGCGGCATGACCGCCATGGTCGGCGACGGGGTGAATGACGCCCCTGCCTTGGCCGCGGCCGATATTGGTGTGGCGATGGGCGGGGCGGGGACGGATGCCGCCTTGGAAACAGCCGATGTTGTGCTCATGGCCGACGATTTGCGCCAGCTGCCGTACACCGTCCACCTTGGGCGCCGAACGCTTGCCGTCATCCGGCAAAACATCGCCGTCGCCTTAGGGCTTAAAGTGCTGGCACTCGTGGCCGCCGTCCCGGGCTGGCTCACCCTTTGGCTCGCGGTGTTCGCCGATATGGGCGCGACGCTGCTAGTGACACTCAACAGCATGCGCCTATTGCGGGTGAAGGAATGA